One window of the Cryptomeria japonica chromosome 7, Sugi_1.0, whole genome shotgun sequence genome contains the following:
- the LOC131071169 gene encoding probable 2-oxoglutarate-dependent dioxygenase AOP1.2: MSETMEFQLIFSNKWSSRAAKYILCRQKPKKDPVMSYHRRGNAESFTMLNLPESDSINELSNKIWPQEERSTMFSEAFRTYSLRMAELARKICKIILASLGWDVENFYHFHFEKCRAHMRIMHYFSDAKSVEEELLFSHTDIGCITILYQDNVGGLQIRSKEGEWLNVKPISNSFVVNLGDSIKVRKN; this comes from the exons ATGTCGGAAACCATGGAATTCCAATTGATCTTCTCCAACAAATGGAGTTCCAGAGCCGCCAAATATATTCTGTGTCGGCAGAAGCCAAAGAAAGATCCAGTCATGAGCTATCATCGCAGGGGCAACGCAGAGAGCTTCACCATGCTGAATTTACCAGAATCCGATTCCATTAACGAGCTGTCCAACAAGATATGGCCACAGGAGGAAAGATCAACAATGTTCAG CGAGGCTTTCCGAACGTACTCTTTACGCATGGCAGAGCTCGCACGAAAGATCTGTAAAATAATTCTTGCCAGTCTTGGCTGGGATGTGGAGAATTTCTACCATTTTCATTTCGAAAAATGCAGAGCTCACATGCGAATAATGCACTACTTTTCTGATGCAAAATCTGTGGAGGAGGAGCTTCTATTTTCTCATACAGATATTGGTTGCATTACAATTCTTTACCAGGATAATGTAGGTGGGCTTCAGATTCGATCCAAGGAAGGGGAATGGCTGAATGTGAAGCCGATCTCGAATTCATTCGTTGTCAATTTGGGCGATTCGATAAAGGTGCGAAAAAACTGA